In a single window of the Populus alba chromosome 16, ASM523922v2, whole genome shotgun sequence genome:
- the LOC118049924 gene encoding uncharacterized protein isoform X1 — MENTVRNVGCEWLRSKQEKHGIIADLTGFDNLKAMLGAEDITRRRKGTLKTKKRKNYGYFQFQAQEDMPVNVAKVKGREATVVEGEKALTVDCTVNSAGLVISCSGTAEMVQVECSATKETEQKRIEKENVDTMVEMTQASATTNGVNSSIAIGVSLSSLEGNISFCRGVAETVPVETLTVNAMKQKRKVDRASKEMQEDTAKGMEREQVEFTDNIVLRQLLRRPRYFDGPSYNSWEMCSNCGQEGHTVCQCTMRKWKKKKLCFLCGSLDHVKRRCRKNRYCSVCKGRGHRARYCPERDQERSSHGICLQCGNSGHDMFSCTANYLPSDLKEIQCYVCRSFGHLCCADFPDIDPRESCGATGSGKAYTTCYKCGEEGHFAGNCSKQGKGGQGREQARN; from the exons ATGGAGAATACTGTAAGAAATGTGGGATGTGAATGGCTTAGATCCAAACAAGAAAAGCATGGAATTATAGCTGATTTGACTGGCTTTGATAACTTGAAAGCCATGTTGGGGGCAGAGGATATCACAAGGAGAAGGAAAGGAACACTGAAgacaaagaagaggaagaactACGGTTATTTTCAGTTTCAAGCTCAAGAGGATATGCCT GTTAATGTTGCAAAAGTAAAGGGACGAGAAGCTACAGTGGTGGAAGGGGAAAAGGCATTAACAGTTGATTGTACGGTCAACTCTGCTGGGTTAGTGATTTCTTGCAGCGGTACAGCAGAAATGGTGCAGGTGGAGTGCTCTGCCACAAAGGAAACAGAGCAGAAGAGGATAGAGAAAGAAAAT GTGGATACAATGGTGGAAATGACACAAGCATCAGCAACTACAAATGGGGTCAACTCCTCCATTGCGATTGGTGTCTCTTTGTCTTCTTTGGAAGGTAATATTAGTTTTTGTAGGGGTGTTGCTGAAACAGTACCAGTAGAGACACTCACGGTGAATGCGATGAAGCAGAAGAGGAAG GTTGATAGGGCAAGCAAAGAAATGCAGGAAGATACAGCAAAAGGCATGGAAAGAGAACAAGTTGAGTTTACAGACAATATTGTGCTTCGTCAGCTTCTT CGGAGACCAAGGTACTTTGATGGTCCTTCATACAATAGTTGGGAGATGTGCTCCAATTGTGGCCAAGAAGGTCATACGGTATGCCAATGCACGATGCGGAagtggaaaaagaagaaactatGCTTCCTTTGTGGGAGTTTGGATCACGTTAAGAGGCGTTGTAGAAAG AATCGATACTGCTCTGTTTGCAAAGGAAGAGGCCACCGAGCCAGATACTGTCCAGAAAGGGACCAAGAAAGATCAAGTCATGGTATTTGCTTACAATGCGGAAATTCAGGGCATGATATGTTTTCATGTACAGCTAACTATTTGCCCAGTGATCTCAAG GAAATTCAGTGTTATGTTTGCAGAAGCTTCGGTCATCTCTGCTGTGCTGACTTTCCAGACATAGATCCAAGAGAG TCATGTGGAGCAACTGGCAGCGGAAAAGCTTACACTACATGCTACAAATGTGGAGAGGAAGGCCATTTTGCAGGAAATTGCAGTAAGCAAGGGAAG GGTGGACAGGGAAGAGAACAAGCGCGCAATTAG
- the LOC118049952 gene encoding uncharacterized protein encodes MEEEQVKPQNDTAFTEDDDDPPTLSSHALAALKEFLQQQQPQPITDQTSQTDGEGSETGEKVALVAEDWRLSQFWYDPLTAETVANEVLALLTNPSSLAVCIACPTLYAYIKKIDPSVNVQLLEYDKRFEQYGSDFTFYDYNKPEDLPGQFKHAFQVVVADPPYLSQECLEKVAKAISFLAIPGKSYLLLLTGDVQKDKAAELLGLHSCGFRPQHSSKLGNEFRLFTNYDPGMRLGGWELEK; translated from the exons ATGGAAGAAGAGCAAGTGAAACCCCAAAACGACACCGCTTTCACTGAAGACGACGACGACCCTCCAACGTTAAGTTCACACGCTCTGGCTGCTTTGAAAGAGTTCctccaacaacaacaaccacaacCCATCACTGACCAAACTTCACAAACCGACGGAGAAGGTTCTGAAACCGGAGAGAAAGTAGCCTTAGTAGCAGAGGACTGGAGGCTTAGCCAGTTTTGGTACGACCCGTTAACCGCAGAGACTGTAGCAAACGAGGTTCTTGCTTTATTAACCAATCCCAGTTCACTCGCAGTTTGTATCGCTTGTCCAACTCTTTATGCTTACATCAAG AAAATTGATCCGAGTGTGAATGTGCAATTACTGGAGTATGACAAGAGATTTGAGCAATATGGGAGTGATTTCACGTTTTACGATTATAATAAACCAGAAGATTTGCCTGGTCAATTTAAGCATGCTTTTCAAGTTGTTGTTGCTGATCCTCCTTATTTG AGTCAGGAGTGCTTAGAAAAGGTTGCTAAAgcaatttcttttcttgcaaTACCAGGAAAATCATATTTGCTTCTACTCACAG GAGACGTGCAGAAGGATAAGGCAGCTGAGCTCTTAGGATTGCATTCATGTGGTTTTAGGCCTCAACATTCTAGCAAACTTGGGAATGAATTTAGGCTATTCACAAACTACGACCCTGGAATGAGACTAGGAGGGTGGGAGCTGGAGAAATAG
- the LOC118049936 gene encoding exocyst complex component EXO84A — translation MSRTSSIGDSAELEGNLTLSDRLKVFKNSHFDPNAFVTSKCQTMNEKEIRHLCSYLVDLKRASAEEMRKSVYANYAAFIRTSREISDLEGQLISMRNFLSTQAALVHGLSEHARIDSLWAVSEDSVADDLSNFDDGELSESEDWLIELLDTFEVLLAERRVDEAMKALEKGEGLANESRKKHSLSPTALITLETAIRDQRQKLAYQLADTISQPSTRGQELRSAVLALKNLGDAPRAHTLLLNSHHQKLKSSLPSLRSSNNSCGRSYTIALSQVVFSTIAQAASDSLAVYGEEPAYTSELVTWAVKETEAFAFLLKRHVLASSAASGGLRVAAECIHICLGHCSLLEARGLSLATVLLRLFKPIIEQALKANLKKIEEISAALAAADDWLLTYPPAGGRSFSSSASLGSAMASQPKLSSSANRFNSMIQDFLEDAGPLESLQLDGSALGGVLQVFNSYVNLLMRALPSSAETEESLEGSGSKIVRIAETESQQLALLANASLLADELLPYAAMKLLPLPPRMDEQPKRSSERQSRLPEQREWKKKLQRSVDRLRDSFCRQHALDLIFTEDGDTHLNAYIYTSLDDNVEEPEWFPSLIFQELFMKLTRMASIATDMFIGRERFATILLMRLTETVILWLSDDQTFWEEIEEGPKPLGPLGLQQLYLDMEFVLLFSSQGRYLSRNLHQVIKNIIARAIDAVAATGVDPYSTLPEDDWFAEVAQIAIKMLTGKANFGNVERDVTSPTASVSAKSVSSIVSHGSN, via the exons atgTCGAGAACGTCGAGCATAGGAGACTCAGCGGAGCTGGAAGGAAATCTAACGCTAAGTGATCGCTTAAAGGTCTTCAAGAACTCTCATTTTGATCCCAATGCCTTTGTCACCTCCAAATGCCAGACTATGAATGAGAAG gaaatAAGGCACTTGTGTTCATACCTCGTGGACCTGAAAAGGGCTTCTGCTGAGGAAATGAGAAAAAGTGTTTATGCTAACTATGCAGCCTTTATACG GACATCAAGGGAGATTTCTGATCTTGAGGGGCAGCTTATTTCTATGAGAAATTTCCTGTCGACTCAAGCAGCTCTAGTTCACGGTTTGAGCGAACATGCTCGCATTGATTCTTTGTGGGCTGTTTCTGAAGACTCTGTAGCAGATGACTTGTCCAATTTCGACGATGGGGAGCTTTCTGAGTCAGAAGATTGGTTGATTGAGCTCTTGGACACCTTTGAAGTTCTATTGGCAGAAAGGAGAGTGGACGAAGCTATGAAAGCCCTTGAGAAAGGAGAAGGATTAGCTAACGAATCCAGGAAGAAGCACTCTTTGAGCCCAACTGCACTCATTACTTTGGAGACAGCTATTAGAGATCAGCGACAGAAACTAGCTTATCAGCTTGCAGATACCATTAGCCAACCTTCGACTCGTGGACAAGAGCTTCGTTCAGCTGTTTTAGCTCTAAAAAATCTCGGAGATGCTCCCCGTGCCCATACATTGTTGCTTAATTCTCACCACCAGAAGTTGAAGTCTAGTTTGCCGAGTCTTCGCTCATCCAACAATTCATGTGGACGCTCATATACTATTGCACTTTCACAAGTTGTCTTTTCCACCATTGCACAAGCAGCAAGTGATTCTTTGGCAGTTTACGGGGAGGAACCTGCATATACATCTGAACTTGTAACTTGGGCTGTCAAAGAGACTGAGGCTTTTGCTTTTCTTCTAAAGAGGCATGTCCTAGCTTCATCAGCTGCTTCAGGAGGTCTACGGGTTGCTGCTGAGTGCATTCATATATGCTTGGGTCATTGTTCTTTGTTGGAAGCTCGTGGATTGTCCCTTGCTACCGTCTTATTGAGACTTTTTAAGCCTATTATTGAGCAGGCATTGAAAGccaatttaaagaaaattgaagagatCAGTGCTGCACTTGCTGCTGCAGATGACTGGTTGCTCACTTATCCACCAGCAGGCGGACGTTCTTTCTCTTCAAGTGCATCTCTTGGTAGTGCAATGGCATCACAGCCAAAGCTTTCAAGCAGCGCTAATAGGTTCAATTCCATGATTCAG GACTTTCTTGAGGATGCGGGCCCCCTTGAGAGCCTTCAGCTGGATGGTTCTGCACTGGGAGGCGTTCTTCAAGTGTTCAACTCCTATGTCAATTTGTTAATGCGTGCATTACCGAGTTCAGCAGAGACTGAAGAGAGCTTGGAGGGTTCAGGAAGTAAAATTGTCAGGATAGCAGAAACTGAATCCCAGCAACTAGCTTTACTAGCTAATGCATCATTGTTAGCAGATGAACTGCTCCCATATGCTGCCATGAAGCTCTTGCCATTGCCTCCTAGAATGGACGAGCAACCTAAAAGATCTTCTGAAAGGCAATCCCGTCTTCCGGAACAAAGGGAGTGGAAGAAGAAGCTTCAACGTTCAGTTGATCGCCTGCGAGATAGCTTCTGCAGACAGCATGCTCTTGATCTCATCTTCACAGAAGATGGTGACACTCATCTCAATGCATACATTTACACAAGTCTGGATGACAACGTAGAGGAGCCTGAATGGTTCCCATCTCTAATTTTCCAG GAACTTTTCATGAAATTGACCCGGATGGCAAGCATAGCAACCGATATGTTCATAGGCCGGGAAAGATTTGCGACCATTCTATTAATGAGGCTCACAGAGACAGTGATCCTTTGGCTTTCTGATGATCAAACCTTTTGGGAAGAGATAGAGGAGGGACCAAAACCTCTTGGTCCTCTTGGCCTTCAACAG TTATATTTGGATATGGAATTTGTGTTGCTCTTCTCGTCTCAAGGACGTTACTTGTCTAGAAATCTACATCAAGTTATTAAAAACATCATAGCAAGAGCGATCGATGCTGTGGCTGCTACTGGTGTAGATCCTTACAG TACGTTGCCGGAGGATGACTGGTTTGCCGAAGTTGCTCAAATAGCTATTAAAATGTTGACTGGGAAAGCAAATTTTGGAAATGTGGAACGAGATGTTACAAGTCCTACTGCTTCTGTGTCAGCAAAATCTGTATCTTCAATCGTATCTCATGGGAGTAACTAG
- the LOC118049924 gene encoding uncharacterized protein isoform X2 encodes MENTVRNVGCEWLRSKQEKHGIIADLTGFDNLKAMLGAEDITRRRKGTLKTKKRKNYGYFQFQAQEDMPVDTMVEMTQASATTNGVNSSIAIGVSLSSLEGNISFCRGVAETVPVETLTVNAMKQKRKVDRASKEMQEDTAKGMEREQVEFTDNIVLRQLLRRPRYFDGPSYNSWEMCSNCGQEGHTVCQCTMRKWKKKKLCFLCGSLDHVKRRCRKNRYCSVCKGRGHRARYCPERDQERSSHGICLQCGNSGHDMFSCTANYLPSDLKEIQCYVCRSFGHLCCADFPDIDPRESCGATGSGKAYTTCYKCGEEGHFAGNCSKQGKGGQGREQARN; translated from the exons ATGGAGAATACTGTAAGAAATGTGGGATGTGAATGGCTTAGATCCAAACAAGAAAAGCATGGAATTATAGCTGATTTGACTGGCTTTGATAACTTGAAAGCCATGTTGGGGGCAGAGGATATCACAAGGAGAAGGAAAGGAACACTGAAgacaaagaagaggaagaactACGGTTATTTTCAGTTTCAAGCTCAAGAGGATATGCCT GTGGATACAATGGTGGAAATGACACAAGCATCAGCAACTACAAATGGGGTCAACTCCTCCATTGCGATTGGTGTCTCTTTGTCTTCTTTGGAAGGTAATATTAGTTTTTGTAGGGGTGTTGCTGAAACAGTACCAGTAGAGACACTCACGGTGAATGCGATGAAGCAGAAGAGGAAG GTTGATAGGGCAAGCAAAGAAATGCAGGAAGATACAGCAAAAGGCATGGAAAGAGAACAAGTTGAGTTTACAGACAATATTGTGCTTCGTCAGCTTCTT CGGAGACCAAGGTACTTTGATGGTCCTTCATACAATAGTTGGGAGATGTGCTCCAATTGTGGCCAAGAAGGTCATACGGTATGCCAATGCACGATGCGGAagtggaaaaagaagaaactatGCTTCCTTTGTGGGAGTTTGGATCACGTTAAGAGGCGTTGTAGAAAG AATCGATACTGCTCTGTTTGCAAAGGAAGAGGCCACCGAGCCAGATACTGTCCAGAAAGGGACCAAGAAAGATCAAGTCATGGTATTTGCTTACAATGCGGAAATTCAGGGCATGATATGTTTTCATGTACAGCTAACTATTTGCCCAGTGATCTCAAG GAAATTCAGTGTTATGTTTGCAGAAGCTTCGGTCATCTCTGCTGTGCTGACTTTCCAGACATAGATCCAAGAGAG TCATGTGGAGCAACTGGCAGCGGAAAAGCTTACACTACATGCTACAAATGTGGAGAGGAAGGCCATTTTGCAGGAAATTGCAGTAAGCAAGGGAAG GGTGGACAGGGAAGAGAACAAGCGCGCAATTAG
- the LOC118051183 gene encoding universal stress protein A-like protein, with amino-acid sequence KKKLEIMVAIDESDGSFYALKWALDHLVDGITPTNVPSQEESSLITLVHVQQPFQHHIIPAGPGGAAAFYATPSIVESVRKAQAENDAALQSRALQMCKDKMIKAESLILEGEPKDKICQATEQMQVDLLVLGSRGLGKIKRAFLGSVSDYCAHHAKCPVLIVKPPKEITKEASSKSKEWNADK; translated from the exons aagaaaaaactaga GATTATGGTGGCCATTGATGAGAGTGATGGGAGCTTCTATGCTCTCAAATGGGCTCTTGACCATCTTGTCGATGGCATCACGCCAACAAATGTACCGAGCCAGGAAGAATCTAGCCTGATCACACTGGTTCATGTTCAACAGCCCTTCCAGCACCACATCATCCCTGCTGGTCCAGGTGGAGCAG CAGCTTTTTACGCAACACCTTCGATCGTAGAATCTGTGAGAAAAGCACAGGCAGAAAATGATGCGGCCTTACAGTCCCGTGCTCTACAGATGTGCAAAGACAAGATG ATCAAAGCAGAAAGTCTTATTCTTGAAGGGGAGCCGAAAGACAAAATCTGTCAAGCTACAGAACAAATGCAGGTTGATCTCCTTGTTCTTGGTAGCCGTGGTCTGGGCAAGATTAAAAG AGCATTCCTAGGAAGTGTAAGTGACTACTGCGCCCACCATGCAAAATGCCCCGTTCTTATTGTCAAGCCGCCGAAGGAGATCACTAAGGAGGCCAGTAGTAAGAGCAAAGAATGGAACGCTGATAAATGA
- the LOC118051188 gene encoding glycerol-3-phosphate acyltransferase RAM2, whose translation MDSFPTVDKCASIGREKHTVVADMDGTLLRGRSSFPYFALLAFEAGGIFRLIFLLLASPLAGLLYYFVSESAGIKVLIFATCVGMKVSDIESVARAVLPKFYSSDLHSESWRVFSSCGKRCVLTANPRIMVEAFLKDFLGADLVLGTEMSTYKGRATGFVLSPGVFVGKNKADALKKAFGEAQPEIGLGDRHTDAPFMALCKDGYMVPPKPDVKAVTTDKLPKPIIFHDGRLVQKPTPLSALLTILWIPIGFILACLRIAAGSLLPMSMVYYAFRALGVRVTIKGTPPPLAKKSIGQSGVLFICSHRTLLDPIFLSTALGRPIPAVTYSVSRLSEIISPIKTVRLSRHRATDASMIKKLLEEGDLAICPEGTTCREPFLLRFSALFAELTDQLVPVAVVNRMSMFHGTTARGWKGMDPFYFFMNPSPAYEVTFLNRLPQELTCTGGKSSHEVANYIQRVIAATLSYECTSFTRRDKYRALAGNDGTVVEKTKLQANKVMGC comes from the exons ATGGATAGCTTTCCAACTGTTGACAAATGTGCATCCATAGGCAGAGAAAAGCACACTGTGGTAGCTGACATGGATGGAACCCTGCTTAGAGGTCGTAGCTCATTCCCTTACTTTGctctacttgcctttgaagctggTGGGATTTTTAGGCTGATTTTCTTGCTCTTGGCCTCACCGCTAGCAGGACTTCTATATTACTTTGTGTCCGAGTCTGCTGGTATTAAGGTTCTTATATTTGCTACATGTGTCGGAATGAAGGTTTCCGATATTGAGTCTGTGGCTCGTGCTGTGCTGCCTAAGTTTTACTCTAGCGATCTTCATTCTGAGTCGTGGCGTGTGTTTTCTTCTTGTGGAAAACGATGCGTTCTTACTGCAAATCCAAGGATTATGGTGGAAGcatttttgaaagatttcttGGGAGCTGATTTGGTTTTGGGGACAGAGATGTCTACATATAAAGGCAGAGCAACAGGGTTTGTTCTTAGCCCAGGAGTATTTGTGGGGAAGAACAAGGCAGATGCCCTCAAAAAGGCTTTTGGAGAGGCACAGCCAGAGATTGGACTTGGAGATCGTCATACAGATGCACCCTTCATGGCTTTATGCAAG GATGGCTACATGGTGCCACCCAAGCCAGACGTGAAAGCAGTGACAACGGACAAGCTCCCAAAACCAATCATCTTCCATGATGGCCGGCTAGTCCAGAAACCAACACCATTATCAGCACTGCTCACAATTCTCTGGATCCCCATAGGCTTCATTTTAGCCTGCTTGAGAATTGCAGCCGGGTCACTCCTGCCTATGTCAATGGTCTACTATGCTTTCAGGGCACTCGGTGTCCGTGTCACCATAAAGGGAACCCCACCTCCCCTGGCGAAGAAATCAATCGGTCAATCTGGTGTCCTTTTTATTTGCTCTCACCGAACCTTGCTTGATCCGATATTTCTCTCCACTGCCCTCGGCCGTCCTATCCCAGCAGTCACGTACTCAGTTTCTCGTCTCTCTGAAATTATCTCACCCATCAAAACTGTTAGACTCAGCCGTCACCGTGCTACAGACGCATCCATGATCAAGAAGCTGTTAGAAGAAGGTGACCTAGCTATATGCCCCGAGGGAACTACTTGCCGCGAACCCTTTCTTTTAAGGTTCTCGGCTTTGTTTGCTGAATTAACAGACCAACTTGTTCCAGTGGCTGTGGTGAATCGCATGAGTATGTTTCATGGGACAACAGCAAGAGGGTGGAAAGGGATGGATCCGTTTTACTTCTTCATGAACCCTAGCCCAGCATATGAAGTAACTTTCTTGAACAGGTTACCACAGGAGCTAACCTGCACTGGTGGGAAATCTAGTCATGAGGTGGCAAACTACATACAAAGAGTGATTGCTGCAACCCTGTCCTATGAATGCACTTCCTTTACTAGGAGAGATAAGTACAGGGCACTTGCTGGGAATGATGGCACTGTGGTTGAAAAAACGAAGCTCCAAGCCAACAAAGTAATGGGGTGTTGA